The genomic region GCGTGGGTCTTGGACCTGCTCGGTTCCTGATGATAAACCAAAGTGATTTCCAGACAGGAGGGGGATGGGGAGAACTGGGAAGAGGCTGAGGCAGTTCCTTGGGAGTCTGTCCTGAAACCCTAGTGAAGAAGCCAGAAGCCAGTATGAGGCACCTGCTGAGAGAAGTGCCCAGAAACTGCTGGCTGCCATCTGTAGGAGTTAACAGTAAAGAGGTAGAAGTGTGTTTCTGAATCAGAGTGGAAGTGTCTCAAGAGGGCCCCAtactggtggtccctgagtggcCTCCCTTCCACATGTGGGAAGAACGAAGCCCATGCAGAACTGAGATGAAGCAGGGGTGAGGTTCAGTTGGGCAAAAGCTGTGCTGTCTGCAGCAAGGGAGCCCCACAAGTCAAAAGAATTAATCGTTTATTTCAAGAAAACTTGCTGAGTACTGAGGGCAAAAGTGAGAGGGGCCACAAGAGAAGGTGGAAATTCTTTGATGGAGAGCACAGAAGCCTATGCACAGTGGCCTTGAGTCCAGAGGGACTGCAAAgtggaagagagaggaggaacactgtggagaagaaaaaagtttGTTATGGGAGGCAATGATGTTTACCTCCCATGATACATCCCATACATGATGTATACCCCCCATACATGATACGATGATGATTAGGACTTAATTATCTGCCCAGTCCTAACTTTCTGAAAACTCTTCTTCCAATAATTCCACAACTTCCTGAAAATGGGACAGGCAGGAGAGACATATGAGAGGTTCACACCCTCTCCTTTGCTATCCACACCAGCCTAGAACCCGAATCCCTCCTTCCAAGACCAATAACAACTCATGATATTCAGGGTAGGGATTAAGGAATGGGAGGTGGGTAGGGGGAGTGGAAGTGGGCatgcctttcatttcttcccctccctccagtTCAAAAGGAGGATGAGGGGGTCATGATGTACTTGAAGAAAAACAGAATTGCAGACCtgtgagaaaactgctccaatcttcttgcctgtCTCCTGTGGACTCTGCCAAGGAAGGCAAGAACAGACACAGTCATGGAAGATGGCAGAGACTGAAGCAGTCCAAAGTCAGTTTATTTCCCCACAGGGGAAAAATGTGACCTCAAATGAAGAGAAGTCGGGACCCGACTCCGCCTTGTAAACAGGGCTCCAGTTAACACCAGGTACCAAGTGGTTCTGGCTGGTGCCAACTGGAATGGACTGGTGGGAATGGATTCACGGTGTGTAAACAATGTTCACTGCAATCATTCTAAGGCTAACAGCTCAGCAAGGGAGGTGAAATGGTGTGTCTGAAGCGACTGTGTAAACGGTACCGTTGCTGGAAAACACTGACTGAAAATGGAGACGTTGGGACAGGAGGGATGGAGGTAACGGGGAGCAGGCAGAGGCCTCCCCCCTGCCTGATGACTGGAAGCAGGCGATGGACCCTCTGTAGGAGGGCCTGACCAACTGCTGTGGGGTCTGCAGGCTGGGACCAGAAGACGGGCTTCTTGGGCTACTTCTCTCGAGGTCATCTGAAGTAAAACCCTCTGTGTCTTCAAGAGACCTCTCCCTTCTTCAAAGAGGAGGTTCCGATGCTTTGGAGAGGGAGAAGGCTAGGTGTGGCTCCCgattcagatttaaaaaaaaaaaagtaaaaatacctGAAGTCCTATTGTATGACATCTTTTCATGGGGTTAGGGCTCAAGATTCCTCCCGGAACTAATCCTGGAGCTTAAGCCCCCAGACCAAGTGCTGCATACAGATGCTGGAATCGTTTCTTTCTGAACCCAGCTCTGAAAGCTCAGCTGCCTTCACGGGGGATGCAGATGGGACAGGTTCTGAGGCTCCCTGACAGAGCCGGGACTGAGCTGAGGGCCTCCTTGCGGCTACTGGAATGCCTGGTGGAAACGAGGCAGGGTCGTGGTGCTCAGGCCAGAGGTAAAGACAGGTGGCAAGGAGTGCAGTGGCCCAAAGTTCAGCGGTCCCCCAGCTCCTGGGGAATCTTGAGGCTGAGCTTGCAaagtggtgagcaggggctgagcCTCAGCCTGGGAGTAGCCCATGACCAGGCCTCCTGTGGCCCCAGGTGGGTTACATGGGGGCAGGTTGAGAGGAAGAAAGCCCAGTAAGTGGGAGAAGTCCACATTAGCAGCGCAGAGAGCCTCAGAGAGGTTGGCGGGGCTCTTGGTGAGCAGTGCTTCATCTAGGAGGGCCGCAGCTGCCGCCGGCTGAGGTGAGGTGGGCTGGGGTTCAGCGGATGAGAGAGACAGGCTTCCAGGAAGCTCCGCCAGAAAACTATCCACCTCCACTTTGGGCAATTTGTCGGGCAAGTATGAGGTAGATCCAAGCTGGTATTTTGGAGGAAGCtgagctggagaagagataggtgaGGATTCCAGAGGGTAGCTCATGCCCATGGGCAGCGTGTTGTGCACCAGGGAGTGTGGCACGCCCGCACTGGGCATGGCAGGGATGTGGGCACCGTACATGCCCATGGGCAACATGCCAGGGAAGGCCTTGGCCCCCACCACGTCCCGGGAGGCCACACACAGCACGGGGCTCAGCTCCTCCTTCACGCTGACTGCGGAGCTGCAGCTGAGCAGGCCGAGCATGTCCACCGGCTCCGTCTTGATCTTGAGCAGCTCTTGTGAGTGGCTCTTCTTGACATGACGTGTCAGGTGGTCTTTGCGGCCGAATCGCTGGGCACAGTACTGGCACAGGAAGTCCTTCCGGCCTGTGTGGACCACCAGGTGCCGCCGCACGTCCTTACGAGTATAGAACCGCCGGTCACAGTGGTCACAGGGGTGCTTCTTCTCCTTGGCACCACCTGCTACCCGGCGTGAGTGGGCCTTCAGGTGCTCCAGCAGGGCCTGGGTACTCTCGAAGGTCTGCAGGCACACCTTGCAGCTGAGGTCGCCACTGCTGGCGGCATGCATGGCCAGATGGCGCCGGTAGCCCAGCTTCGTATTGTAATTCTTACCGCACTCAGAACAGTGGAGGGCCTCCTTGTTGGGGTCATGGGTCTGCAGGTGGTTCCGCAAATGATCCTTGCGGTGAAACATCTTATCGCAGTACATGCACTGGTGGGGTTTCTGGGCTGAGTGGGTGGCCATGTGCCTGCAGGCAGGGatggaggacagagaagaaagaaaggagatcaTAAGGGCTGGCTAGACAACGGAGTTGTGCACTAACAGGCAACTAGACACAAAAGCTGTGGCAGAGGCATGCGATGGAACGGAGCGCCATGCCAACTACATTCCATCCTCTACCATCTGCAAAACCACATGTGCTGCTCTTCTCTGCAGCACTGAACTCAGCAGCAAAAATACCAGGAACAATCTACATGTCCATCAGTAGGGAACTGGCTAAATAGTAATTCTAAGTCCATAAAAATGACTCaacattttttttggctgtgcagcattgtgggatcttagttctctgaccagggatggaacccagccccacagcagtgaaagcgtgaagtcctaaccactggaccgacagggaattccctccttaacttttaaaaacaatgacaGTGTTATATATAC from Muntiacus reevesi chromosome 2, mMunRee1.1, whole genome shotgun sequence harbors:
- the PLAGL2 gene encoding zinc finger protein PLAGL2 isoform X1 gives rise to the protein MTTFFTSVPPWIQDAKQEEEVGWKLVPRPRGREAESQVKCQCEISGTPFSNGEKLRPHSLPHPEQRPYSCPQLHCGKAFASKYKLYRHMATHSAQKPHQCMYCDKMFHRKDHLRNHLQTHDPNKEALHCSECGKNYNTKLGYRRHLAMHAASSGDLSCKVCLQTFESTQALLEHLKAHSRRVAGGAKEKKHPCDHCDRRFYTRKDVRRHLVVHTGRKDFLCQYCAQRFGRKDHLTRHVKKSHSQELLKIKTEPVDMLGLLSCSSAVSVKEELSPVLCVASRDVVGAKAFPGMLPMGMYGAHIPAMPSAGVPHSLVHNTLPMGMSYPLESSPISSPAQLPPKYQLGSTSYLPDKLPKVEVDSFLAELPGSLSLSSAEPQPTSPQPAAAAALLDEALLTKSPANLSEALCAANVDFSHLLGFLPLNLPPCNPPGATGGLVMGYSQAEAQPLLTTLQAQPQDSPGAGGPLNFGPLHSLPPVFTSGLSTTTLPRFHQAFQ
- the PLAGL2 gene encoding zinc finger protein PLAGL2 isoform X2, which produces MATHSAQKPHQCMYCDKMFHRKDHLRNHLQTHDPNKEALHCSECGKNYNTKLGYRRHLAMHAASSGDLSCKVCLQTFESTQALLEHLKAHSRRVAGGAKEKKHPCDHCDRRFYTRKDVRRHLVVHTGRKDFLCQYCAQRFGRKDHLTRHVKKSHSQELLKIKTEPVDMLGLLSCSSAVSVKEELSPVLCVASRDVVGAKAFPGMLPMGMYGAHIPAMPSAGVPHSLVHNTLPMGMSYPLESSPISSPAQLPPKYQLGSTSYLPDKLPKVEVDSFLAELPGSLSLSSAEPQPTSPQPAAAAALLDEALLTKSPANLSEALCAANVDFSHLLGFLPLNLPPCNPPGATGGLVMGYSQAEAQPLLTTLQAQPQDSPGAGGPLNFGPLHSLPPVFTSGLSTTTLPRFHQAFQ